A stretch of the Corylus avellana chromosome ca6, CavTom2PMs-1.0 genome encodes the following:
- the LOC132185372 gene encoding beta-amyrin 16-alpha-hydroxylase CYP87D16-like — translation MYVWPLKYESKDKSSLFPIYSQMSTTAALCVIAVLVICISHWIYKWRNPKCHGTLPPGSMGLPLIGETIQLIIPSYSLDVSPFIKRRLQRYGQVFRTSVAGRPVVVSADPEFNHFILLQEGRLVESWYLDLFAKVFKQGENRPDGAYIHKYVRNLALSHFGAESLKAKLLSQLEELVNTTLKTWSCQDSIEVKRAAATMALHSGAKQMFSYDPEKSSVDLTEKYINFSKGLLAFPLNIPGTAYHKCLQDHKKALDVMMEILKERRGSADETQDGPGDVLHHIIQDMKTENFLTDEFVVQLMFGLLFVSFDALSSALTMAFKLLAENPLVFDELTAEHEAILKKRANPDSPLTWEEYKSMTFTLYVINETLRLGTVAPGLLRRAKKDIQVNGYTIPAGWAIMVVTTALQLNPNTFENPLAFNPWRWKDLKANEISKHFMPFGGGMKQCAGAEYSRVLLSTFFHVLVTKYRWKKIEGGDIVRTPMLKFRKPLRIKISEKHI, via the exons ATGTATGTTTGGCCTCTGAAATACGAATCTAAAGACAAAT CATCCCTATTCCCCATATACTCACAAATGTCAACTACTGCAGCATTGTGTGTGATAGCTGTGCTTGTAATCTGCATTTCTCACTGGATATACAAATGGAGGAACCCTAAGTGCCATGGAACCCTTCCTCCTGGTTCCATGGGCCTCCCTCTCATTGGGGAGACCATTCAGTTGATCATTCCCAGTTATTCCTTAGATGTTTCCCCCTTCATCAAACGCAGACTGCAAAG ATATGGGCAAGTGTTTCGAACTAGTGTTGCAGGTCGGCCTGTCGTGGTTTCAGCAGATCCTGAATTCAACCATTTCATTCTACTGCAAGAAGGGAGATTGGTTGAATCATGGTACCTGGATTTATTTGCAAAAGTTTTTAAACAAGGTGAGAATAGGCCAGATGGTGCCTACATTCACAAGTATGTGAGAAACTTGGCTTTGAGTCACTTCGGCGCTGAGAGCCTCAAAGCAAAGCTCCTTTCTCAGTTGGAAGAACTAGTAAACACAACACTCAAGACTTGGTCATGCCAGGATTCCATTGAAGTGAAACGCGCCGCTGCAACc ATGGCTCTTCATTCAGGAGCAAAGCAGATGTTTAGTTATGACCCAGAAAAATCATCGGTAGATTTAACGGAGAAGTATATTAACTTCTCAAAAGGGCTTCTGGCTTTTCCTCTGAACATCCCTGGTACTGCTTACCATAAATGTTTACAG GACCATAAGAAGGCGTTGGACGTGATGATGGAGATATTAAAGGAGAGGAGAGGTTCAGCTGATGAGACACAGGATGGTCCCGGGGATGTGCTTCATCATATCATCCAAGACATGAAGACTGAGAACTTCCTTACAGACGAATTTGTTGTTCAGCTCATGTTTGGTTTGCTTTTTGTCAGCTTTGATGCACTTTCTTCGGCATTAACGATGGCTTTCAAGCTACTTGCTGAGAACCCCTTGGTGTTTGACGAATTGACT GCTGAGCATGAGGCAATTCTGAAAAAGAGAGCAAACCCGGATTCCCCACTCACATGGGAAGAATACAAATCGATGACTTTTACACTATAT GTTATAAATGAAACTCTTAGGCTGGGAACTGTGGCACCTGGATTACTAAGAAGAGCAAAAAAGGATATCCAAGTGAATG GATATACAATTCCAGCAGGCTGGGCAATTATGGTTGTTACAACTGCTCTTCAATTAAACCCTAATACATTCGAGAATCCTCTTGCATTCAATCCATGGCGTTGGAAG GACCTCAAGGCAAATGAGATATCGAAGCATTTCATGCCGTTTGGAGGGGGAATGAAGCAATGTGCGGGGGCAGAGTATAGTAGGGTGTTATTGTCCACCTTTTTCCATGTCTTGGTTACTAAATATAG GTGGAAAAAGATTGAGGGAGGAGACATTGTCCGGACTCCTATGTTGAAGTTCAGGAAACCCCTTCGTATTAAGATCTCAGAAAAGCATATATAA